A stretch of the Lactuca sativa cultivar Salinas chromosome 9, Lsat_Salinas_v11, whole genome shotgun sequence genome encodes the following:
- the LOC111907064 gene encoding uncharacterized protein LOC111907064 — MRSSFEKAGVKIGGEEKKKYEKYEKVDENVKELKAEKKLKGDSGVNCHYCNGANHFAADCMLRKKDEKKSKVKDEAYYAEKLEEVRAKEKGLSLVAKGEMDNDESGTYQIWSSGSDDEEMRHLTHSAMFASFEKNSEEEEEISGHCFVSKSTDKSPMTTKILFLSLTKYLMIDLHMVLSEFLDADELVDIVNDNNVSEISEIEEEEKIDYSKLSVINITSKVKGKEIVVDSIVKVDTNKPSTSQLFDFDDVEVRSSQTDDTDDDEEMKTSCECKKEKNVSTETSPTRVFVEQVYGDSKEFHQVLNAKGAHYLETNTVVYPNFTCTDKTVFPNQVFVTTGNVEQIKPEFNKMVEIDNKRLTTKGKSNVNSINSWLEGKGKQFQNDKFSQQQIKTAFEKYVNESYAESLSSNGSTVPVQKWKPVMKVKQVANAEVKIKENPKLPNNFISISRLDDVDLIQSVKEKLKTCGCSRHMTGRKENLRDYKSLENARVVKFGNNHKCQVKGYGKVTNGQFTVVFNEEGNIISKVNTNEVLLKSKRYGDMFTLDIKPIVGKPIVCLLSKASNDISWLWYRRLSHLKFRNINKLVTEDLGKQHRKGHPIIIDLNIVEPLELLNIDLCVSSTVETLNKRWLKSEVAQMMIDFIKKIEMSLKKNVCKIKSNNGSVFKNLKLDSFITAKGISHIFSSPYTPQKNGVVERRNRCFIMNLKDNLSKFDAKADEGIFLGYSHNSVAYRVVNKRTQKVEENFNLTFDDYFLKQIDRKIEQKPIIADSNNPVENENTIDFDYELIFGIPDRVIDVEIHATNNQSPEPSKHIDDSPHTSDSNSSESMPEVRMEGEHTTDEINVQDGHTFEGEKRNEDNQVEMGA; from the exons GAGGAAGTTCGAGCAAAAGAAAAAGGGTTGTCTTTGGTTGCGAAGGGAGAGATGGACAATGATGAAAGTGGAACCTACCAAATCTGGTCTTcaggttcagatgatgaagaaatgaggcaccTTACCCACAGTGCGATGTTCGCTAGTTTTGAGAAGAAtagcgaagaagaagaagaaatctcTGGACATTGCTTCGTGTCCAAATCCACTGATAAGTCTCctatgaccaccaag ATACTATTTCTcagtttgacaaaatacctgatgatagatttgcatatggtattgtcagaaTTTCTGGATGCTGATGAATTGGTAGATATTGTAAATGATA ataatgtgagtgaaattagTGAAATCGAAGAGGAAGAAAAGATTGATTATTCTAAACTGTCTGTAATTAATATAACATCTaaggtcaaaggtaaagaaattgtaGTTGATTCGATAGTGAAGGTTGACACTAACAAACCCTCAACTTCGCAACTTTTTGACTTTGATGATGTGGAAGTTCGAAGTAGCCAAACAGATGAcactgatgatgatgaagaaatgaaaaCTTCATGTGAATGTAAGAAAGAGAAGAATGTTTCGACTGAAACATCACCTACACGCGTTTTTGTTGAGCAAGTATATGGTGACTCGAAGGAATTCCACCAAGTTCTTAATGCCAAAGGTGCACACTACTTGGAAACCAACACGGTTGTCTATCCGAATTTTACATGCACTGATAAAACGGTTTTTCCAAACCAAGTGTTCGTAACTACTGGAAATGTTGAGCAAATAAAGCCTGAATTTAACAAAATGGTTGAAATTGATAACAAACGATTAACTACCAAAG gaaaatctaaTGTAAATTCGATCAACAGTTGGCTAGAAGGAAAAGGAAAACAATTTCAAAATGACAAATTTTCACAACAACAAATCAAGACTGCATTCGAAAAATATGTGAATGAATCTTATGCTGAAAGTTTATCGTCTAATGGTTCAACCGTTCCagtacaaaaatggaaaccagttatgaaAGTTAAGCAGGTTGCAAATGCTGAGGTGAAAATCAAGGAAAACCCAAAACTACCGAACAACtttatttcaatatctagattaGATGATGTTGATTTAATTCAAAGTGTGAAGGAAAAACTAAAAACCTG tggttgctctcgtcacatgacggGAAGAAAGgagaacttgcgagattataaaagcttggaaaatgctaGAGTAGTCAAATTTGGCAACAATCATAAATGTCAAGTGAAGGGCtatggaaaagtcacaaatggacaattcaca GtggtgtttaatgaagaaggcaACATCATATCAAAAGTGAATACAAATGAAGTGCTTCTCAAGTCAAAAAGATATGGCGATATGTTCACACTcgacatcaaaccgattgtgggaaaACCAATAGTGTGTCTCTTGTCGAAGGCTTCAAATGATATTAGCTGGCTATGGTATCGCAGATTGTCTCACTTGAAATTTCGCAATATCaataaacttgtcactgaagatttg gGAAAACAACACAGAAAAGGACATCCAATCATTATAGATTTGAATATCGTAGAACCGTTGGAACTTCTTAACATCGACTTATGTGTGTCGTCGACTGTTGAGACACTCAATAAAAGGTG gttaaaatctgaggtTGCTCAGATGATGATCGACTTTATCAAGAAGATTGAGATGAGTCTTAAAAAGAATGTTTGCAAGATCAAAAGCAATAATGGTTCTGTGTTTAAAAATCTAAAGCTGGATTCTTTTATCACAGCTAAGGGAATTTCGCATATTTtttcatcaccatatacaccacaaaaAAATGGCGTGGTTGAAAGGAGGAATAG gtgttttataatgaacttAAAAGATAATCTCTCCAAATTTGATGCGAAGgcagatgaaggcatattcttaggatattcgcataATTCTGTTGCATACAGAGTAGTAAACAAGCGAACACAAAAAGTTGAAGAGAATTTCAACTTAACCTTTGATGACTATTTTCTTAAGCAGATAGATCGCAAAATTGAACAAAAGCCCATCATTGCTGATTCAAATAATccagttgaaaatgaaaatactattgattttgattatgaattaatttttggTATTCCTGATAGGGTGATCGATGTTGAAATTCATGCTACTAATAATCAATCACCAGAACCCTCAAAACATATTGATGACTCTCCTCATACGTCTGATTCAAATAGTAGCGAAAGCATGCCTgaagttcgtatggagggggagcatacgacTGATGAAATCAATGTTCAAGATGGAcatactttcgagggggagaaaagGAATGAAGATAATCAAGTTGAGATGGGAGCTTGA